A window of the Brassica oleracea var. oleracea cultivar TO1000 chromosome C1, BOL, whole genome shotgun sequence genome harbors these coding sequences:
- the LOC106315463 gene encoding superoxide dismutase [Fe] 1, chloroplastic → MAASAAVTANYVLKPPPYPLDALEPHMSKQTLEFHWGKHHRAYVDNLKKQVLGSELEGKPLEHIIQNTYNNGDLLPPFNNAAQAWNHEFFWESMKPGGGGKPSGELLALLERDFTSYEKFYDEFNAAAATQFGAGWAWLAYADNKLKVVKTPNAVNPLVLGSFPLLTIDVWEHAYYLDFQNRRPDYIKTFMNNLVSWEAVSSRLEAAKAASS, encoded by the exons ATGGCTGCTTCAGCTGCTGTAACCGCAAACTACGTCCTTAAGCCACCTCCATACCCTCTG GATGCTTTGGAGCCGCATATGAGCAAACAAACTCTGGAGTTTCACTGGGGAAAACATCACAGGGCTTATGTGGACAACCTCAAGAAACAGGTTCTTGGATCCGAGCTTGAAGGCAAGCCCTTGGAGCATATCATCCAAAACACTTACAACAACGGCGACCTCCTCCCTCCTTTCAACAACGCTGCTCAG GCGTGGAACCACGAGTTCTTCTGGGAATCAATGAAACCCGGTGGTGGAGGAAAACCATCAGGAGAGCTTCTTGCTCTGCTTGAAAGAGATTTCACTTCTTATGAGAAGTTCTATGATGAGTTCAATGCTGCTGCCGCCACTCAGTTTGGAGCTGGCTGGGCCTGGCTTGCTT ACGCAGACAACAAACTCAAAGTAGTGAAAACTCCCAATGCTGTGAACCCCCTTGTGCTTGGCTCTTTC CCATTGCTTACCATTGATGTCTGGGAG CATGCATACTATCTCGACTTCCAG AACCGCAGACCGGATTACATAAAGACATTCATGAACAATCTTGTGTCTTGGGAGGCTGTTAGTTCCAGACTTGAGGCTGCCAAGGCTGCTTCTTCCTGA